One window of Branchiostoma lanceolatum isolate klBraLanc5 chromosome 6, klBraLanc5.hap2, whole genome shotgun sequence genomic DNA carries:
- the LOC136437478 gene encoding zinc finger protein 420-like, which yields MADSESACHEQEHTSEKPYMCGECGYRRTRRFALSRHRRTHTEEKPYKCGECGHRTSDKSNLSRHIRSHTGEKPYKCDKCDYSAVQKFTLDQHRAKHTGEKPYMCEECGYRAVKKSHLSRHMRTHTGEKPYKCDQCDYSAAQKSVLSRHQVTHTGEKPYICGECGHRTTRRYTLSQHFRTHTGENPYKCDQCDYSAVKKSTLDQHQLKHTGEKPYMCGECGYRTTRRYTLSQHLRTHTGEEPYMCGECGYRTAKKLYLSRHMRTHTEEKPYMCDQCGHRTSDKSNLSRHMRTHTEEKPYKCDQCDYSAAQKFALEQHRVKHTGEKPYMCGECGYRTTRRSTLSQHLRTHTGEKPYKCDQCGFKTSAKSHLSRHMRTHTEEKPYKCDQCDYSAAQKFTLEQHRVKHTGEKPYMCGECGHRTTRRSHLYQHLRTHTGEKPFKCDQCGYRTTQSSTLSQHMRTHTGEKPYMCGECGYKTAYKSHLSRHMRTHTGEKPYKCGECGYRTAKKSNLSIHMRTHISEKYNLQV from the coding sequence ATGGCTGATTCCGAATCTGCATGTCACGAGCAAGAGCATaccagtgagaaaccctacatgtgtggggagtgtgggtacaggagaACTCGGAGGTTTGCCTTATCCCGACACAGGAGAACTCATACtgaggagaaaccctacaagtgtggggagtgtgggcaCAGAACGTCTGATAAGTCTAACTTATCCCGACATATAAGGAgtcatacaggagagaagccctacaagtgtgacaagtgtgactattctgcagtcCAGAAATTCACTTTGGACCAACATCGagcaaaacacactggagagaaaccctacatgtgtgaggagtgtgggtatAGGGCAGTTAAGAAGTCTcacttatccagacatatgagaactcatacaggggagaaaccctataagtgtgatcagtgtgactattctgctgctcaGAAATCAGTTTTGAGTCGCCATCAAGTAACACACACtggagagaagccctacatctGTGGGGAGTGTGGGCACAGGACAACTCGAAGGTATACCTTATCCCAACATTttagaactcatacaggagagaacccctacaagtgtgaccagtgtgactattctgcagtcAAGAAATCGACTTTGGACCAACATCAATtaaaacacactggagagaagccctacatgtgtggggagtgtgggtacaggacaactcgaAGGTATACCTTATCCCAACAtttgagaactcatacaggagaagaaccctacatgtgtggggagtgtgggtacaggactgCTAAGAAGCTTtacttatccagacatatgagaactcatactgaggagaagccctacatgtgtgaccaGTGTGGGCACAGAACTTCTGATAAGTCTAACTTATCcagacacatgagaactcatactgaagagaaaccctacaagtgtgaccagtgtgactattctgcagcccagAAATTCGCTTTGGAGCAACATCGAGTAAAACATACtggagagaagccctacatgtgtggggagtgtgggtacaggacaactcgaAGGTCTACCTTATCCCAACAtttgagaactcatacaggagagaagccctacaagtgtgaccagtgtggaTTCAAAACTTCTGCTAAGTCTCACTTATCcagacacatgagaactcatactgaagagaaaccctacaagtgtgaccagtgtgactattctgcagcccagAAATTCACTTTGGAGCAACATCGAGtaaaacacactggagagaagccctacatgtgtggtgagTGTGGGCACAGGACAACTCGAAGGTCTCACTTATACCAACAtttgagaactcatacaggagagaaacccttcaagtgtgaccagtgtgggtacaggacaactcaaaGCTCTaccttatcccaacatatgagaactcatactggagagaaaccctacatgtgtggggagtgtgggtacaaaacTGCTTACAAGTCTcacttatccagacatatgagaactcatactggagagaaaccctacaagtgtggggagtgtgggtacaggactgCTAAGAAGTCTAACTTATCCatacacatgagaactcatattAGTGAaaaatacaacttacaagtgtgA
- the LOC136437197 gene encoding uncharacterized protein has product MAVGASGCSSPLGMKSGAIRDGQISASSSLIRPRNARLDRINGEWRANVNNQNQWLQVDLLNRTTVTGVQTQGRRTDAPRFVMTFTASYSDDGRNWTAFTEDGNETKVFIGNNNAVNTRGNTFNPPIMARYIRIHPRSWNTCGKPRCITMRIELLGCDLQEECSSPLGMESGDIEDSQLSASSSHRNGGVHGELVDICSYGNVLFIAECSSPLGMESGDIEDSQLSASSSHKNGWSPQEARLNHDRAWRPSKDSTSEWLQIDLLERKAITGIQTQGDETFRPYYMYVTSFKLVHSDDGTNWNTYQQNGSDKIFEVDTKGEEDEVKTNHIDPPIVTRFIRLMAVSWREGIAIRLELLGCELQPTTPLMMTTPTVTRLTTTSAPMTAFMITDLATAANGVVQQRSTMASGPSSFSYYSAMIGGAVVGGVFLLITAAIACIFYVRRRRSRGTEREQSVQQPEEMERDNIRGPHIPDDGEYVDTLPSIANSQQTGTRRSEVYENIQMDTSVLTQQRPRTRGEVYENVSMDASVTQHQPRTRGGGYENDSMDASVTQQQPRTRGGVYENVSMDASITQQQPRTRGGVYENVSMDTSVTQQQPRTRGGGYENVSMDASVTKQQPRNRGGGYENVSMDASVTQQQPRTRGGVYENVSMDASITQQQPRTRGGVYENVSMDTSVTQQQPRTRGGGYENVSMDASVTKQQPRNRGGGYENVSMDASVTKQQPRTRGGVYENVPPAPPSGP; this is encoded by the exons ATGGCAGTTGGGGCTTCAG GTTGTTCCTCTCCGCTCGGAATGAAGTCAGGAGCCATCCGAGACGGCCAGATATCTGCGTCCTCTTCACTCATCAGACCCCGGAATGCCCGTTTGGATAGAATAAACGGCGAATGGCGAGCAAACGTCAACAATCAGAACCAGTGGCTACAAGTCGACTTGCTGAACAGAACCACCGTAACCGGTGTGCAGACGCAGGGAAGGCGAACAGACGCGCCACGGTTTGTGATGACATTCACGGCGTCATATTCTGATGACGGAAGAAACTGGACAGCATTTACTGAAGACGGAAATGAAACAAAG GTCTTCATAGGCAATAATAACGCAGTCAACACACGAGGAAACACGTTTAACCCACCTATAATGGCGAGGTACATCAGGATCCACCCGCGGAGTTGGAACACGTGTGGTAAGCCACGGTGCATCACCATGCGGATAGAGCTACTCGGCTGTGACCTCCAAGAAG AGTGTTCGTCTCCTCTTGGAATGGAATCGGGTGACATTGAAGACAGTCAGCTCTCGGCGTCGTCTTCACATAGAAATGGAGGAGTCCATGGGGAGCTCGTAGATATCTGTAGT TATGGCAACGTCCTGTTTATTGCAGAGTGTTCATCTCCTCTTGGAATGGAATCAGGTGACATTGAAGACAGCCAGCTCTCGGCGTCGTCTTCACATAAGAATGGATGGAGTCCACAGGAAGCTCGTCTTAACCACGACAGAGCCTGGCGACCAAGCAAAGACTCCACCAGCGAGTGGTTACAAATTGATCTGCTTGAGAGGAAGGCAATAACGGGTATTCAAACTCAAGGGGATGAAACGTTTAggccttactacatgtatgtgacatctTTTAAACTTGTTCACTCTGACGATGGGACAAACTGGAACACGTATCAGCAGAATGGATCAGACAAA atttttgaaGTTGATACTAAGGGAGAAGAAGACGAAGTGAAGACCAACCACATTGACCCACCAATAGTGACGCGGTTTATCCGACTGATGGCGGTAAGCTGGCGGGAGGGAATAGCGATTCGTTTGGAACTCCTGGGGTGTGAACTGCAAC CGACCACGCCACTTATGATGACAACACCAACCGTAACACGTCTGACAACAACCTCAGCACCCATGACTGCTTTTATGATAACGGATCTCGCCACAGCAGCCAACGGTGTTGTCCAACAAAGGTCAACCATGGCGTCAGGACCATCGTCGTTCTCATATTACA GCGCCATGATAGGCGGTGCAGTAGTGGGCGGGGTCTTCCTCCTCATCACAGCAGCCATTGCCTGCATCTTCTACGTCAGAAG GCGACGGTCCCGCGGTACTGAGAGAGAACAATCAGTTCAACAACCTGAGGAAATGGAAAGGGATAACATCAGAG GTCCCCATATTCCTGATGATGGCGAGTATGTGGACACTTTACCGTCTATTGCAAACTCGCAACAGACTGGCACCCGCCGCAGTGAAGTCTACGAGAACATCCAAATGGACACCTCGGTATTAACCCAGCAACGGCCTCGCACCCGTGGTGAAGTCTACGAGAACGTTTCCATGGACGCCTCGGTAACCCAGCATCAGCCTCGCACCCGTGGTGGCGGATACGAGAACGACTCAATGGACGCCTCGGTAACCCAGCAACAGCCTCGCACCCGTGGAGGTGTCTATGAGAACGTCTCAATGGACGCCTCGATAACCCAGCAACAGCCTCGCACCCGTGGAGGTGTCTACGAGAACGTCTCAATGGACACCTCGGTAACCCAGCAACAGCCTCGTACCCGTGGTGGCGGATACGAGAACGTCTCAATGGACGCCTCGGTAACCAAGCAACAGCCTCGCAATCGTGGAGGCGGATACGAGAACGTCTCAATGGACGCCTCGGTAACCCAGCAACAGCCTCGCACCCGTGGAGGTGTCTATGAGAACGTCTCAATGGACGCCTCGATAACCCAGCAACAGCCTCGCACCCGTGGAGGTGTCTACGAGAACGTCTCAATGGACACCTCGGTAACCCAGCAACAGCCTCGTACCCGTGGTGGCGGATACGAGAACGTCTCAATGGACGCCTCGGTAACCAAGCAACAGCCTCGCAATCGTGGAGGCGGATACGAGAACGTCTCAATGGACGCCTCGGTAACCAAGCAACAGCCTCGCACTCGTGGAGGTGTCTATGAGAACGTCCCACCAGCACCACCTAGCGGACCTTAG
- the LOC136436210 gene encoding FH2 domain-containing protein 1-like isoform X2 produces the protein MREYNAADSASSLRSNNLGCIGGDLRPSCIQYRQRSGPVRCPYVEPIAVCEGPQAVSFLAILQHLLRLDKKDPTSNVIWEILERLVHRATLLEHETEADRMLKTGLRKLDKGVEKVMAERHAGGDKSAAAGNKASIASSMGNTATSESDASGSDPSPPSPSPTHTPTPSPPPPVPVEDDVASSSTPLSSEGEGEGPPPPPPPPPSGGGPPPPPPPPGIGGPPPPPPPPGGGPPPPPPPGAPPPPPGAPLLHTSTPTSTVKPKYKMRRLNWNKLSTHQVKGKRNIWTQLANSKENGYSVDYESLEELFRQTNSTGQVVAPQQDDSSGPEKKMKESNEVALFDSKKSLNINIFLRQFRCSNEEIIDKLKKGDSETVGAEKLRGLLKILPEKEDIELLESYTGDRQKLGNAEKFFLLLIGLQNYKLRIDGMLLKEELNSTVDYLEPSIETMIKAGEELLKCKALQDILHIVLITGNYINAGGYAGNAVGFKMASLLKLVDTRANKPGMNFMHYVALQAEKKDKKLLQVDSQLKTLEEAARHSVDNINSEVKQLVEKTKSVDKQLEKAHRDVRIQLMDFVRTAKMDVEDLQSGLKKLEKLRKKLAEFYCEDEADFKIEECFSVFHQFTQRFKKAIEENKERQIREDREEQRRKEQDLLEAARSQRRHSVAITGSVASLLPERSSPSPEPEDKDTGPIVDKLLGDIRSGFARKRGESVRARIKRLEGLGPRDAKAAENADEQGDEKTEEENAVNKDSKLTNGHENKGADKTPVLKGLPTKGSSPTPDSSKQSKESPTARKLRTPSSNDDNNLFEFLLQGENDLLNKLDSAQMKTRRPARRRTRDVDLLLKENTNRENSTPGRRWRSSVEGREVDVALRQWAAKQEVVEAKDTKEATKEVTKEEDKETKPTPKKWRTAMQEWEAENPEQPVSPRKASGFTKGESSEKSKRRSSNLMQSSIPEEPENDTSPGKGKTSAKVNTSTSSAKPDTKTSAKGNTSTSSAKSDTKEPEREVASKRNLRASPLNVSDRSAPGRRWRSSVDSREVDKAVKSYDKSKRDSIKPKNSTLIRTSTLQDRPSTTAEPMWRRSYKSTDVEKAIKAEPLSKSYRDKANTKTDDIDARMKKRREERRWRTSLDSKEINSAVKKFDFDSRRKQFGGGSRGSSQSSSLDSSPRDSRGSTPEPVRRSDRRGSTVSSRKETPKNIPESPRRTKAFPGGAVRVRTPDTEKKDLPGKSQDKSSTGKKPGIEITADGLKGRIKEEMRDKDKGGTDEDNGKTRDRLGRRWRSSLEKREVDVALRSHEAKGRESAIHKPVEKKGADDEKKVEVKESRYAKRWREKVYGEKDESGAEEKEKGKETVVSTMHVKEDRAPVQKRWRSAVDRTEVDLAIKQHETKMTKDSESAGVSHEVAKLTEKSDRVVSDRRRRSARGSVDVTDIKAAINKTKEDDKSVAEKAGKSLTTSGQEKDSEGEEEEESSRPLFGSVRGRMKRYEKSQTQEDDGSQTGVTGNGNRVSTRFGRRSQTDVDPKDVDTVLRAGMKSIKEEKETLEEEKSVRREIPKPKPAMLRRWTSLIDETAMKKAVEEPGSVGKRLKNFMERKISKDDYDVPPASSSHNRRWTTSDFDTSAVEPAVKQNDRTKERLKERLARISENVKAVEYTDEPKHGGSLDPGHAPLVAKYSSDSGRSSRPRSEDISDKVSPEKTAPGDDDNGDSDLDNDDEGFETESTVSSNIDSVADKVGSVDGEGSGSPADRRETAGVFRAIGSRRDSLGLDSVHTCHSPQSSVDSSFDQSDITDTDSITSGGRDSRPSSQTFSEADGKHHDSVRSLHKVSPGGAKPQSSAETRNGLPIPRKLNIPNFEKAPPPKRIPGTFAGKVGHLLSKFDQGSPGGPSTPAAKSVPRRNTIASFTVPKNGTDSSKLSSPERENIAPDPQKAAARDTIVQAIESAIETQRSPSAKEIKSED, from the exons ATGCGGGAGTACAATGCGGCAGATTCCGCGTCTTCTTTGAGGTCGAACAATTTGGGATGCATCGGTGGAGACCTTCGCCCCAGTTGCATACAGTACCGCCAGCGGTCCGGGCCTGTACGCTGTCCCTACGTCGAACCGATCGCT GTATGTGAAGGTCCCCAGGCCGTGTCGTTTCTTGCCATTCTCCAGCACCTCCTGCGATTGGACAAGAAGGATCCAACCAGCAATGTCATTTGGGAGATCCTGGAGAGGCTGGTGCACCGCGCCACGCTATTGGAACACGAGACCGAGGCAGACCGGATGTTGAAGACCGGTCTCCGGAAGCTAGATAAGGGTGTGGAGAAAGTTATGGCCGAAAGGCATGCTGGTGGAGACAAATCTGCAGCAGCTGGGAACAAGGCTTCTATCGCTTCTAGTATGGGCAACACTGCGACATCCGAGTCCGATGCTTCAGGTTCagacccctccccaccctcaCCAAGTCCTACCCATACCCCCACTCCTTCGCCCCCTCCACCAGTCCCAGTGGAGGACGATGTCGCCTCCTCTTCCACGCCGCTATCCTCAGAAGGGGAAGGAGAAGGACCCCCTCCGCCACCACCTCCACCTCCAAGTGGAGGAGGACCCCCTCCACCACCGCCTCCTCCAGGCATTGGAGGACCCCCTCCACCACCACCTCCTCCCGGAGGAGgaccccctcctcctcctcctcccggtgctccccctccccctcctggtGCCCCCCTCCTCCATACCTCCACCCCTACCTCTACTGTAAAGCCAAAGTATAAGATGAGAAGACTGAACTGGAATAAATTGTCGACACACCAAGTGAAGGGAAAGCGCAATATATGGACGCAGCTAGCTAACTCTAAGGAAAACGGGTACTCTGTAGATTACGAAAGCTTGGAGGAACTATTTCGGCAGACAAATTCTACGGGACAGGTCGTCGCGCCCCAGCAGGATGATTCTAGTGGACCAGAAAAGAAGATGAAAGAATCCAACGAG GTTGCTTTGTTTGATTCGaagaaaagtttgaacatcAACATCTTCCTGAGACAGTTCAGATG TTCGAACGAAGAGATCATCGACAAGTTGAAGAAGGGAGACAGCGAGACTGTCGGTGCAGAAAAGCTCAGGGGTCTATTAAAGATTTTACCAGAGAAGGAAGAT ATCGAGCTGCTGGAGTCGTACACCGGTGACAGACAGAAGCTAGGCAACGCAGAAAAGTTCTTCCTGCTGCTGATAGGATTACAAAA TTACAAGCTCCGCATAGATGGCATGCTGCTGAAGGAAGAACTCAACTCCACCGTAGACTACCTCGAACCTTCTATAGAGACCATGATCAAAGCTGGGGAAG AACTCCTCAAGTGCAAAGCCTTACAAGATATCCTCCACATCGTGCTAATAACGGGCAACTACATCAATGCT GGTGGTTACGCGGGGAATGCTGTTGGATTCAAGATGGCGTCCCTTCTGAAGCTAGTGGACACTCGCGCCAACAAGCCGGGCATGAACTTCATGCACTACGTAGCTTTG CAAGCAGAGAAGAAGGACAAGAAGCTGCTACAAGTGGACAGTCAGCTGAAGACGCTGGAAGAAGCTGCAAG ACACTCTGTTGATAACATCAACTCGGAGGTCAAACAGCTGGTCGAAAAGACAAAGTCGGTGGACAAGCAGCTCGAGAAGGCTCATCGTGACGTCAGAATACAGCTGATGGATTTCGTCAGG ACGGCTAAGATGGACGTAGAAGACCTCCAGTCCGGGTTGAAGAAGCTGGAGAAGCTGCGAAAGAAGCTGGCGGAGTTCTACTGTGAGGACGAAGCGGACTTTAAGATCGAGGAGTGCTTCAGCGTGTTCCACCAGTTCACACAGCGGTTCAAGAAAGCTATCGAG GAGAACAAGGAGCGGCAGATCCGGGAGGACCGAGAGGAGCAGCGGCGTAAGGAGCAGGACCTGCTGGAAGCCGCCCGGAGCCAGCGGAGGCACTCCGTCGCCATCACCGGCTCCGTCGCCTCCCTGCTCCCGGAGAGAAGCTCGCCCAGCCCCGAGCCGGAGGACAAGGACACCGGCCCGATCGTGGACAAGCTGCTGGGCGACATCCGGAGTGGATTTGCTCGCAAGCGAGGGGAGAGTGTACGTGCAAGGATAAAGCGATTAGAAGGACTTGGTCCTAGGGACGCGAAGGCTGCGGAGAATGCTGACGAACAGGGAGACGagaagacagaagaagaaaacgcCGTAAACAAAGACTCAAAGCTGACCAATGGTCATGAGAACAAAGGTGCAGATAAGACACCCGTACTGAAGGGCCTTCCAACTAAGGGAAGCAGCCCGACACCTGACTCTAGTAAACAGTCAAAGGAGTCTCCAACAGCCAGGAAGCTTCGAACGCCATCCTCAAACGATGACAACAACTTGTTCGAGTTCTTACTGCAGGGAGAAAACGACCTGTTGAACAAGCTCGACAGTGCGCAGATGAAAACGCGCAGGCCGGCACGTAGGCGAACAAGAGACGTTGATCTTCTGTTGAAAGAAAATACCAACAGGGAAAACAGCACGCCGGGGCGCCGGTGGAGAAGTTCAGTAGAAGGCAGGGAAGTGGACGTTGCTCTCAGGCAATGGGCTGCGAAACAAGAAGTCGTGGAAGCTAAAGATACTAAAGAAGCTACAAAAGAGGTTACAAAAGAGGAGGACAAAGAAACGAAACCAACTCCAAAGAAATGGAGAACGGCGATGCAGGAATGGGAAGCTGAAAACCCCGAGCAGCCTGTTTCACCTAGAAAAGCATCGGGCTTTACAAAGGGAGAGAGCTCTGAGAAAAGTAAGAGGAGGTCTTCAAATCTTATGCAGTCCTCGATACCGGAAGAGCCCGAGAACGACACGTCCCCGGGTAAGGGAAAAACATCGGCCAAGGTAAATACTTCGACTTCGTCTGCTAAACCTGACACCAAAACATCGGCCAAGGGAAATACTTCGACTTCGTCTGCTAAATCTGACACCAAAGAACCTGAAAGAGAAGTAGCCTCCAAACGGAACTTAAGGGCGAGTCCCCTGAACGTCAGTGATCGGTCTGCTCCCGGCAGGCGCTGGCGCAGCAGTGTGGACAGCAGGGAGGTGGACAAGGCGGTGAAATCATATGATAAATCGAAGAGAGATTCAATCAAACCTAAGAATTCAACTTTGATACGCACTTCCACGCTCCAGGACAGACCCAGTACGACTGCAGAACCGATGTGGAGGAGATCTTATAAATCTACTGACGTAGAAAAAGCAATCAAGGCAGAGCCGCTATCGAAGTCATATAGAGACAAAGCAAACACTAAAACAGATGACATCGATGCACGCATgaagaaaagaagagaagaacGACGATGGCGAACTTCGCTAGATTCAAAGGAAATCAACTCAGCGGTtaaaaagtttgattttgacAGTCGTCGGAAGCAGTTTGGTGGCGGGTCTCGCGGTAGTTCACAGAGCTCctctctggactcgagtccccGCGACAGCCGTGGGAGCACCCCTGAACCTGTCAGAAGGTCGGACAGGCGAGGGTCGACTGTGTCAAGCAGAAAAGAGACCCCCAAGAACATTCCCGAGTCCCCCCGGAGGACGAAAGCATTCCCCGGGGGTGCCGTAAGGGTTCGGACTCCCGACACCGAGAAAAAGGACCTCCCTGGTAAATCTCAGGACAAAAGTTCCACCGGCAAAAAGCCAGGAATCGAGATTACCGCAGATGGTTTGAAAGGAAGAATTAAGGAGGAAATGAGAGACAAGGACAAAGGCGGTACAGATGAGGATAATGGTAAAACCCGTGATCGTCTAGGAAGAAGATGGAGAAGTAGCTTGGAGAAGAGAGAGGTGGATGTTGCCTTGAGAAGTCACGAGGCGAAAGGCAGGGAAAGTGCAATACACAAACCAGTGGAGAAGAAAGGAGCTGACGACGAGAAAAAGGTCGAAGTCAAAGAATCGAGGTATGCGAAAAGATGGCGGGAGAAGGTTTACGGTGAGAAGGATGAGAGCGGTgctgaggagaaggagaaggggAAGGAGACGGTGGTCTCCACCATGCACGTGAAGGAGGACAGGGCGCCTGTGCAGAAGAGATGGCGCAGCGCGGTGGACAGGACGGAGGTAGATCTCGCGATAAAGCAGCACGAGACTAAGATGACGAAAGATTCGGAAAGCGCGGGAGTCAGCCACGAGGTGGCCAAACTGACGGAGAAGAGTGACCGCGTTGTGAGCGACCGCAGGCGGAGGAGCGCTAGGGGGTCTGTCGACGTCACGGACATTAAGGCAGCCATAAATAAGACAAAGGAGGACGACAAGAGTGTGGCTGAAAAAGCGGGTAAGAGCCTTACAACAAGTGGACAGGAGAAAGACTCAGAAGGTGAGGAAGAGGAGGAATCTTCCCGCCCGCTCTTTGGAAGCGTTCGCGGGAGGATGAAGCGGTACGAGAAGAGTCAAACTCAGGAGGACGACGGTAGCCAGACTGGCGTTACCGGAAACGGAAACAGGGTGTCGACCAGGTTCGGAAGGCGGTCGCAAACTGACGTGGACCCGAAGGACGTGGACACTGTGTTGCGGGCAGGCATGAAAAGTAttaaggaggagaaggagactTTGGAAGAAGAGAAGTCTGTGCGCCGGGAGATACCAAAACCCAAACCTGCCATGCTTCGGCGATGGACTAGTCTCATTGACGAGACCGCCATGAAGAAGGCAGTTGAAGAACCAGGTTCGGTCGGTAAGAGACTGAAGAACTTCATGGAGAGAAAAATCAGCAAAGACGACTATGATGTCCCACCGGCGAGCAGTTCCCACAACAGACGCTGGACTACCAGTGACTTCGACACTTCGGCGGTTGAGCCTGCAGTCAAGCAGAACGACCGAACGAAAGAGAGACTGAAGGAAAGACTCGCGCGCATAAGTGAGAACGTTAAGGCTGTCGAGTATACTGATGAACCTAAACACGGAGGATCACTGGACCCCGGTCACGCCCCCTTGGTGGCAAAGTACTCCTCCGATAGCGGCAGGTCGTCCAGACCCAGGTCGGAGGACATCAGCGACAAAGTTTCTCCGGAGAAAACCGCTCCGGGCGACGACGACAACGGCGACAGCGACCTGGATAACGACGACGAAGGTTTCGAGACGGAGTCTACCGTGAGCTCCAACATCGACAGCGTGGCAGACAAGGTGGGCAGCGTGGACGGGGAAGGCAGCGGGAGCCCAGCGGATCGGAGAGAAACTGCAGGAGTGTTCCGCGCCATTGGTAGCAGGAGAGACAGCCTCGGTTTGGACTCGGTGCACACGTGTCACAGTCCGCAGTCCAGCGTCGACTCGTCGTTCGACCAGTCGGACATTACCGACACCGACTCCATCACGTCGGGCGGCCGGGACTCCAGGCCGAGCAGCCAGACGTTCTCCGAAGCCGACGGGAAACACCACGACTCCGTCAGGTCGCTACACAAAGTCTCGCCGGGGGGAGCGAAACCGCAGAGCAGTGCCGAAACGAGAAACGGCCTGCCGATCCCCCGGAAACTGAACATACCGAACTTCGAAAAGGCTCCTCCACCGAAGCGGATCCCGGGTACATTTGCTGGGAAGGTCGGACACTTGTTGAGCAAATTCGATCAAGGAAGTCCCGGCGGCCCGTCGACGCCAGCCGCGAAGTCCGTGCCGAGGAGGAACACCATAGCTTCCTTTACCGTCCCGAAAAATGGCACCGACTCGAGCAAGCTGTCCAGCCCGGAGCGAGAGAACATTGCTCCCGACCCGCAGAAGGCCGCGGCACGGGACACTATCGTGCAGGCCATCGAGTCGGCTATCGAGACCCAGCGGTCACCTTCGGCAAAAGAGATCAAATCTGAGGACTAA